A single genomic interval of Tautonia marina harbors:
- a CDS encoding hydroxypyruvate isomerase family protein, translating to MPLNRRDFVAAGLAAGAALGSVPRASAAAQDVPHRDFRLKYAPHFGMFRNHAPGGVLDELKFMADVGFRALEDNGMMRRPVEEQKAIAREMERLGMEMGVFVTTASFSDPIFTSGKDEHIEKVLADVRNALEVAKRVNAKWTTIAPGTFDHRLPLDYQTANAIELLRRCCEIFEPSGLIMVLEPLNHFRDHPEMFLWQIPQAYMICRAVDHPSCKILFDLYHQQISEGNIIPNIDAAWSEVAYFQTGDNPGRKEPTTGEMNYTNIFKHIHAKQFDGVIGMEHGNSLPGKEGELAVINAYIECDSF from the coding sequence ATGCCCCTCAATCGCCGTGATTTCGTTGCCGCCGGCCTGGCCGCCGGTGCTGCCCTGGGATCGGTCCCGCGTGCCTCGGCCGCTGCGCAGGATGTCCCCCACCGCGACTTTCGCCTGAAGTACGCCCCGCATTTCGGCATGTTTCGCAATCATGCCCCCGGCGGCGTTCTCGACGAGTTGAAGTTCATGGCCGACGTTGGCTTCCGCGCTCTGGAAGACAACGGCATGATGCGCCGTCCGGTCGAGGAGCAGAAGGCAATCGCCCGAGAGATGGAACGTCTCGGCATGGAGATGGGGGTTTTCGTCACCACCGCCAGCTTCTCCGACCCGATTTTCACCTCCGGCAAGGACGAGCACATCGAGAAGGTCCTGGCCGACGTCCGCAACGCCCTTGAGGTCGCCAAGCGTGTCAATGCGAAGTGGACCACCATCGCCCCCGGCACCTTCGACCACCGGCTCCCGCTCGATTACCAGACCGCCAACGCCATCGAACTCCTGCGCCGCTGCTGCGAGATTTTCGAGCCGAGCGGCCTGATCATGGTCCTCGAACCCCTGAACCACTTCCGCGACCACCCCGAGATGTTCCTCTGGCAGATTCCCCAGGCGTACATGATCTGCCGGGCCGTCGATCACCCCTCGTGCAAGATCCTGTTCGACCTGTATCATCAACAGATCAGCGAAGGGAACATCATCCCCAACATCGACGCCGCCTGGTCCGAGGTCGCCTACTTCCAGACCGGCGACAACCCCGGCCGCAAGGAGCCGACCACGGGGGAGATGAACTACACCAACATCTTCAAGCACATCCATGCCAAGCAGTTCGACGGCGTCATCGGCATGGAGCACGGCAACTCCCTCCCCGGAAAGGAAGGGGAGCTGGCCGTCATCAACGCCTACATTGAGTGTGACTCCTTCTGA
- a CDS encoding lipopolysaccharide kinase InaA family protein — translation MSTVDRGTETRRSAAERLRPHGPEGRLFQPPDWQWAHAGDVGWWVRPDWRSVLLTPEGALRLDEWRAKGWVETIKTGPHRIVSRVALPTGPIYVKEFLVPTWREILRQWFRRGKGRNEAKQARKLAAIGVPTIRPVALGERRVRKFLFENTLISPEIPDAIPLDRFLRDVLPTMERRRAVIVRHRLAEALGALTARLHDAGMRHDDFHPGNLLLRLDQADQPWLAMIDLDAMRVGKPLSAKAAAANLARLNHASLLLATRTDRQRFLRTYVDVRGAVIGDLGPFTKRVVGLTRRWAERLWRRRARRCVGSNTDFQAIRERDRWVVASRAIDRETLEHFRANPDGPFSDPDAVLLKHSRTTTVVEVSTPVDGVPTRVVYKRFNRKKRLEALLTAVRPSRAWRAWRANHHLRSRGLPTPPDLLVLGRDHQSGRIRLPSGPSETYLMTVKAEPSITLSDFLIAELPERPERDRIASRRRLAGALGRLLRDLHDRSLSDRDLKASNILIEGNPDATRPKLSLIDLVGVRLISPLPRNRRVQNLARLVASLGEHPEWTRTDSLRMLQAYLPQHESAAGRWKQVWRRIEHRIRRKRARNLRRGRPLS, via the coding sequence ATGAGTACGGTCGATCGCGGAACGGAAACGCGGCGAAGTGCCGCCGAACGGCTCAGGCCGCACGGCCCTGAAGGACGGTTGTTCCAGCCACCCGACTGGCAATGGGCCCATGCGGGGGACGTGGGATGGTGGGTTCGGCCCGACTGGCGATCGGTGCTGCTCACCCCGGAAGGGGCCTTGCGGCTCGACGAATGGCGGGCAAAGGGCTGGGTGGAGACGATCAAGACGGGGCCGCACCGCATTGTTTCGCGAGTCGCCCTGCCGACCGGGCCGATCTACGTAAAGGAATTCCTCGTGCCGACCTGGCGGGAGATCCTGCGCCAGTGGTTCCGCCGGGGAAAGGGTCGCAATGAGGCGAAACAGGCAAGGAAGCTGGCGGCGATTGGCGTGCCGACCATCCGGCCCGTCGCGCTCGGCGAGCGACGCGTTCGCAAGTTCTTGTTTGAAAACACGCTCATTTCCCCTGAAATTCCAGATGCGATCCCTCTCGATCGATTCCTGCGAGATGTTTTGCCGACGATGGAACGGCGACGGGCGGTGATTGTCCGGCATCGGCTGGCCGAAGCCCTTGGCGCCTTGACGGCTCGCCTGCACGACGCGGGGATGAGGCACGACGACTTCCATCCGGGAAACCTGCTGCTGCGGCTCGACCAGGCCGACCAGCCCTGGCTGGCGATGATTGACCTGGATGCGATGCGGGTCGGTAAACCTCTGAGCGCGAAGGCGGCGGCGGCGAACCTGGCCCGGCTCAATCATGCGTCGCTCTTGCTGGCGACCCGGACCGATCGACAGCGGTTCCTGCGAACTTATGTTGACGTGCGAGGAGCGGTGATCGGCGATCTGGGACCGTTCACGAAGCGCGTGGTCGGACTGACCCGGCGCTGGGCCGAGCGGCTCTGGAGGCGTCGGGCGCGGCGGTGCGTGGGGTCGAACACCGACTTCCAGGCGATCCGGGAACGGGACCGCTGGGTGGTTGCCTCACGAGCAATTGATCGGGAGACGTTGGAACATTTCAGAGCGAATCCGGACGGACCGTTCTCCGATCCTGACGCGGTCTTGCTAAAGCATTCACGAACAACCACCGTTGTTGAAGTGTCGACCCCAGTTGATGGAGTACCGACGCGTGTCGTGTACAAGCGGTTCAACCGAAAGAAGCGGCTTGAAGCGTTGTTGACGGCGGTTCGGCCGTCGCGGGCCTGGCGGGCCTGGCGGGCGAATCATCACCTGAGAAGCCGAGGGTTGCCGACGCCTCCGGATCTGCTGGTGCTGGGGCGCGATCACCAATCGGGGCGAATTCGGTTGCCGTCGGGGCCGAGCGAAACGTACCTGATGACGGTGAAGGCGGAGCCGTCGATCACGCTCAGCGATTTCCTGATCGCGGAACTCCCAGAGCGTCCCGAGCGGGATCGGATCGCTTCTCGCCGCCGGCTGGCGGGAGCGTTGGGCCGACTGCTCAGGGACCTGCACGACCGGAGCCTGTCGGATCGGGATCTCAAGGCATCGAACATTTTGATCGAAGGAAATCCTGATGCGACCCGGCCGAAATTGAGTCTGATCGACCTGGTGGGGGTGCGGCTCATCAGCCCCTTACCCAGGAATCGCCGGGTGCAAAACCTGGCCCGCCTGGTGGCAAGCCTGGGTGAACATCCCGAGTGGACACGCACCGACTCGCTCCGCATGTTGCAGGCGTATCTGCCTCAGCATGAATCGGCGGCCGGGCGCTGGAAACAGGTCTGGAGACGGATCGAGCATCGTATCCGCCGCAAACGAGCACGCAACCTGAGACGGGGACGACCACTGTCCTGA
- a CDS encoding 4a-hydroxytetrahydrobiopterin dehydratase, whose amino-acid sequence MTPTTAEELTQKRCLPCEGGVPPLTPDEANALAARVEGWSISSDGKFIRREWTARNFMAAIDFLNKVAALAEEDGHHPDLHLVGYRKITIELTTHAIGGLSENDFILAAKINQLPIELKG is encoded by the coding sequence ATGACTCCCACAACCGCCGAGGAACTGACCCAAAAGCGATGCCTCCCGTGCGAGGGCGGCGTTCCCCCATTAACCCCTGACGAGGCGAACGCACTGGCCGCCAGAGTCGAGGGGTGGTCGATATCGTCGGATGGGAAATTCATTCGCCGCGAATGGACGGCCAGGAACTTCATGGCCGCCATCGACTTTCTGAACAAGGTCGCCGCGCTGGCCGAGGAAGACGGGCATCACCCCGACCTGCATCTTGTCGGCTACCGGAAGATCACAATCGAACTCACCACGCACGCGATTGGCGGATTGTCCGAGAATGACTTCATTCTCGCGGCAAAAATCAATCAACTCCCGATCGAACTCAAGGGATGA
- a CDS encoding DUF1570 domain-containing protein — MTRHPQTQANSCFKGLRSSLVRSVPLMLLLLTGGCSTLTTRDWPGGAAGTSLIPTRYQADVGAFRVASNLPMNEDDPALLTLAGLEARLERVLGLQIDENEPPIDVYILDDDQAFTTFLTFHHPELPNRRAFFLAVGDVAAVYTARGSHLEEDLRHEATHALLHRAVGHVPLWLDEGLAEYFEVESQALPAEAIARFRKLAASYREGWRPDLKRLESVENVAVMSPTDYREAWAWTVLLLHGPRRQTLVAHLDELRIEGDTTLAISERLRNDLDQLNRQFLAQVSPNAQGDAPKLTRLQSPSTSPRTVPRREESPSPRVIVLEPSDAGRPFPLEPPRGPIGRLREGIGNFFDRLIP, encoded by the coding sequence ATGACGCGACATCCCCAGACGCAAGCAAACTCCTGTTTCAAAGGTCTGCGTTCGAGTCTCGTTCGATCGGTCCCCCTGATGTTGCTCTTGCTGACGGGTGGATGTTCGACGCTGACAACCCGAGACTGGCCGGGGGGTGCGGCAGGTACCTCGTTGATTCCGACCCGCTATCAGGCCGACGTGGGGGCGTTTCGGGTGGCCTCGAACCTGCCCATGAACGAAGACGACCCCGCGCTCCTGACCCTGGCGGGGTTGGAAGCGCGCCTGGAGCGGGTGCTGGGCCTACAGATTGATGAGAACGAACCGCCGATCGATGTCTATATTCTTGATGATGACCAGGCATTTACGACCTTTTTGACGTTTCATCACCCGGAACTTCCTAATCGTCGGGCGTTTTTCCTGGCGGTGGGAGACGTGGCCGCAGTCTACACGGCCAGAGGATCGCACCTGGAGGAGGACCTGCGGCACGAAGCGACTCATGCCCTGTTGCATCGGGCCGTTGGCCATGTGCCCCTCTGGCTTGATGAGGGGTTGGCCGAGTACTTCGAGGTGGAATCTCAGGCGCTTCCCGCCGAGGCGATCGCTCGCTTCCGAAAGCTCGCGGCGTCGTATCGAGAGGGGTGGCGGCCTGATCTGAAGCGGCTCGAATCGGTCGAGAATGTCGCGGTGATGTCACCGACCGACTACCGGGAAGCCTGGGCCTGGACCGTCTTGCTCTTGCACGGCCCTCGTCGGCAGACCCTGGTTGCGCATCTGGACGAACTTCGAATCGAAGGGGACACCACGCTTGCGATCTCGGAACGGTTGCGCAACGACCTCGATCAGCTCAATCGGCAGTTTCTCGCCCAGGTTTCGCCGAACGCTCAAGGAGACGCGCCAAAATTGACGCGTTTGCAAAGTCCTTCGACCTCTCCGAGAACGGTGCCGAGGCGTGAGGAATCCCCCTCCCCACGCGTGATCGTACTGGAACCTTCTGATGCAGGACGACCCTTCCCGCTTGAGCCACCGAGAGGTCCGATTGGCCGGTTGCGGGAAGGGATTGGGAACTTCTTCGACCGGCTCATCCCTTGA
- a CDS encoding YkgJ family cysteine cluster protein, producing MPRRRPDPARPDRPGARRLRPSPTLPPPDPWSLEVLVAEIEGRVASVAAERPNEPLTQWLYPVLDAWVRDRDDAWRQERKARGLAIIQEPACQVGCDHCCYQHVAVTDLEAEILARHVRIHLDPDQLAALRNRVDRDARQFRQLAAESPTPEAHRAALARLRQPCPMLDEAAGRCLAYEARPVNCRRENSVDVEVCRRYRFDPDATESSLRLVRYDLLWGAVHVVLSRSAADNNTLDSASDTTEPLAVALQRHFE from the coding sequence TTGCCCCGCCGCCGACCCGACCCCGCACGCCCCGATCGCCCCGGCGCCCGACGCCTCCGGCCTTCCCCGACGCTCCCGCCGCCCGATCCCTGGTCCCTTGAGGTTCTTGTCGCCGAGATCGAAGGGCGGGTGGCGTCGGTCGCCGCGGAGCGTCCGAACGAGCCCTTGACCCAATGGTTGTATCCGGTCCTCGATGCCTGGGTCCGCGATCGGGATGACGCCTGGCGACAGGAAAGGAAGGCTCGGGGGCTCGCGATCATCCAGGAACCGGCCTGTCAGGTCGGATGCGACCACTGCTGTTATCAGCATGTCGCCGTGACCGACCTGGAAGCCGAGATCCTCGCCCGCCACGTCCGAATCCACCTCGACCCAGACCAGCTCGCCGCGCTCCGGAATCGGGTTGATCGAGACGCGAGGCAATTCCGCCAGCTCGCCGCCGAGTCCCCGACCCCCGAAGCCCACCGCGCCGCCCTGGCCCGCCTCCGGCAACCGTGCCCCATGCTCGACGAGGCCGCCGGCCGTTGCCTCGCCTACGAGGCCCGCCCCGTCAACTGCCGACGCGAGAACTCGGTCGACGTCGAGGTCTGCCGCCGCTACCGCTTCGACCCCGACGCCACCGAGTCTTCCCTCCGCCTCGTCCGGTACGATCTCCTCTGGGGAGCCGTCCACGTGGTCCTCTCCCGATCGGCCGCCGACAACAACACGCTCGACTCCGCCTCCGACACCACCGAGCCCCTCGCCGTCGCCCTCCAACGCCATTTTGAGTGA
- a CDS encoding ABC transporter ATP-binding protein produces the protein MISLSSVSKSFDNGQTFSVSELDLDVRAGEFLVILGESGSGKTTTLKMINGLINPSSGSIVVDGRDIATVDQVALRRQIGYVFQGIGLFPHLTVAENVAMVPSLLGWPRADRTQRVDELLALVQLDPATYRSRSPAELSGGQRQRVGIARALAGRPKIVLMDEPFGALDPITRDHLQLEYLKIHQDLGLTTVMVTHDITESLLLADRIAVMSNGTLRQLGEPAELIASPSDPYVAQLMETPRRQADRLGHLIGQTGSSS, from the coding sequence ATGATCTCCCTCTCGTCCGTTTCGAAGTCCTTTGACAACGGCCAAACGTTCTCGGTTTCCGAACTCGACCTCGATGTCCGAGCCGGTGAGTTTCTGGTCATCCTTGGCGAGTCAGGAAGTGGAAAAACGACGACCCTGAAGATGATCAACGGTCTGATCAACCCGTCCTCCGGATCGATCGTCGTCGACGGCCGCGACATCGCCACGGTCGATCAGGTCGCCCTCCGTCGTCAGATCGGCTACGTCTTTCAAGGGATCGGGCTCTTTCCTCATCTGACCGTTGCTGAGAATGTCGCCATGGTGCCCAGCCTGCTCGGCTGGCCCCGGGCTGATCGAACGCAGCGCGTCGATGAGTTGCTCGCGCTCGTTCAGCTCGACCCGGCCACTTACCGGTCCCGATCCCCCGCGGAGCTGTCCGGAGGTCAACGTCAGCGGGTCGGCATCGCCCGAGCGCTGGCCGGTCGGCCCAAGATCGTTCTGATGGATGAGCCCTTCGGCGCACTCGACCCGATCACTCGCGATCATTTACAACTTGAGTATCTGAAAATCCACCAGGATCTCGGTCTCACCACCGTGATGGTTACGCACGACATCACCGAATCCCTTTTGCTTGCCGACCGAATCGCCGTGATGAGCAACGGAACGCTCCGTCAACTCGGCGAGCCTGCCGAATTAATCGCCTCGCCGAGCGATCCCTATGTCGCTCAACTGATGGAAACCCCCCGGCGCCAGGCCGATCGGCTCGGACATCTGATTGGTCAGACCGGGAGTTCCTCATGA
- a CDS encoding ABC transporter permease/substrate-binding protein: MNQNLARQLEILPLNLSHHLKITVIALAVGVIVGLPLSILIARRPRLRYPVLTIIGVIQTIPSLALLALMVPLLAMLSDLTERTVGTGFSFFGFYPTVLALSLYSLLPIVRNAVTGILGVEPTLTEAAKGIGMTPRQTLLRVELPLAAPVIVAGLRTATVWVVGTATLATPIGQRSLGNYIFSGLQTRNRVAVLFGCVAAAVLAVILDFLIGALQKATAERRRAMAIASTVALALVFGGGLVAPNLLAYLRGVNRSDQVGIGAKTFTEQYILASLFEQVLADAGIAARRNESLGSSVGLDALARSEIDIFVDYSGTIWANAMNRPASADREIVLNEVSEWLSSELGIRSLGRLGFENAYAIAMRREQAEELGISTIADLARHAPSLKIGGDYEFFERPEWFDIQRRYRLDFEREVTYDSTFMYEAAYRGEVDVISAFTTDGRIDTYDLVLLDDPLGAIPPYDALLLLSPEAAERDDIINALTPLVESIDEEMMRSANGLVDRDEDKKPPYAAASELRRMIEQKGTP, encoded by the coding sequence ATGAATCAGAACCTTGCCCGGCAGCTTGAAATTCTGCCGCTCAATCTGTCGCATCATCTGAAAATTACGGTCATTGCCTTGGCCGTCGGCGTCATTGTCGGTCTGCCGCTTTCGATTCTGATCGCTCGACGGCCGAGGCTTCGTTACCCGGTTCTGACCATCATCGGCGTGATTCAAACGATCCCCAGTCTCGCACTTCTGGCCTTGATGGTTCCCTTGCTCGCCATGCTCAGCGACCTGACCGAGCGCACCGTGGGCACCGGCTTTTCCTTTTTCGGTTTCTATCCGACCGTGCTGGCACTCTCGCTCTACAGTCTCCTGCCGATTGTCCGCAACGCGGTCACGGGCATTCTCGGGGTCGAGCCCACCCTGACCGAGGCCGCGAAGGGGATCGGCATGACCCCTCGCCAGACGCTCCTCCGCGTCGAACTCCCTCTGGCTGCGCCGGTCATCGTCGCCGGCTTGCGAACGGCCACGGTCTGGGTCGTCGGCACGGCCACCCTGGCCACCCCCATCGGTCAGCGATCGCTTGGGAATTATATCTTCAGTGGACTCCAGACCCGAAACCGCGTGGCCGTGCTCTTCGGCTGCGTTGCCGCCGCCGTGCTTGCCGTGATCCTCGATTTCCTCATCGGTGCCTTGCAGAAGGCCACCGCCGAGCGTCGGCGCGCCATGGCCATCGCCTCGACGGTCGCGCTCGCTCTGGTGTTCGGTGGAGGGCTCGTCGCGCCGAACCTACTCGCCTACCTGCGCGGTGTGAACCGATCCGATCAGGTCGGAATTGGCGCGAAAACCTTTACCGAACAGTATATTCTCGCCTCCTTGTTCGAGCAGGTGCTTGCAGACGCTGGGATTGCCGCGCGACGGAACGAAAGCCTCGGGTCCAGTGTCGGGCTCGATGCTCTTGCCCGCAGCGAAATCGACATTTTCGTTGACTATAGCGGCACCATCTGGGCCAATGCGATGAATCGCCCCGCCTCGGCCGACCGCGAAATCGTGCTCAACGAGGTTTCCGAATGGCTTTCCTCTGAGCTGGGGATTCGCTCGCTGGGCCGACTCGGGTTCGAGAACGCCTACGCCATCGCCATGCGGCGCGAACAGGCCGAGGAACTCGGTATCTCGACCATCGCCGATCTCGCTCGTCACGCCCCCTCCCTCAAAATCGGCGGTGATTACGAATTCTTCGAGCGCCCGGAATGGTTCGATATCCAGCGCCGCTACCGTCTCGACTTCGAGCGCGAGGTCACCTACGACTCGACCTTCATGTACGAGGCCGCCTACCGAGGCGAAGTGGATGTCATCTCCGCCTTCACCACCGATGGACGCATCGACACCTACGACCTCGTGCTCCTCGACGACCCCCTCGGAGCCATCCCCCCGTACGATGCCTTGCTCCTCCTTTCCCCCGAGGCCGCCGAGCGTGACGACATCATCAACGCGCTGACTCCCCTGGTCGAATCGATCGATGAAGAAATGATGCGGTCCGCCAACGGCCTTGTCGACCGCGACGAGGACAAGAAACCCCCTTATGCGGCTGCGAGCGAACTGAGACGGATGATCGAGCAGAAGGGGACACCCTGA
- a CDS encoding glycosyltransferase family 4 protein, which yields MKALALVEAPDHVCCRYRVRAFAEALAAAGWSLTIEGLARGALARPRQLRRARQFDAVILQRKLLNPWEMALLRRASRRLIFDLDDAVFWRDSYHPKGVRCPSRERRFAHLVRQADAVLAGNDFLVGRSLLAGAAPEVVRRLPTCVEPGHYPIRVPEPGSPVRLVWIGSSSTLRGLEEQQSLWDRIGREVPGVILRIICDRKPEFGALPVEFVPWSEPTEAQALAECDIGIAWMPDDLWSRGKCGLKVLQYLAAGLPVVANPVGVHPEMVAYHHSGILAATEDDWVEAVTRLVGDWELRRRMGAAAREIVEQSYAVDRWASTFVEAVTGSLGGMPARPHFDAIGGVRTLPSGRVEGTGR from the coding sequence ATGAAGGCCCTCGCCCTGGTCGAGGCTCCCGACCACGTCTGCTGCCGATACCGTGTCCGAGCCTTCGCGGAGGCCCTGGCAGCGGCCGGATGGTCGTTGACCATTGAGGGCCTGGCCCGAGGGGCACTCGCCCGGCCGAGGCAATTGCGCAGGGCTCGGCAATTCGATGCCGTGATCTTGCAACGCAAGCTTTTAAACCCTTGGGAGATGGCATTGCTGCGGCGCGCCAGCCGCCGCCTGATCTTCGACCTCGACGACGCGGTCTTCTGGCGAGACTCGTACCACCCGAAAGGGGTGCGGTGTCCCTCACGTGAACGGCGATTCGCGCACCTGGTCCGACAGGCCGACGCGGTGCTGGCCGGCAATGACTTTCTGGTCGGCAGGAGCTTGCTCGCCGGGGCGGCTCCGGAGGTTGTTCGACGGCTGCCGACCTGTGTCGAACCGGGGCATTACCCCATCCGCGTCCCTGAGCCGGGATCGCCCGTTCGGCTCGTCTGGATCGGCTCGTCGAGTACGTTGCGCGGCCTGGAGGAGCAGCAAAGCCTCTGGGACCGGATCGGTCGGGAGGTGCCGGGGGTGATTCTGCGGATCATTTGCGATCGCAAACCCGAGTTCGGCGCCTTGCCGGTCGAGTTTGTGCCCTGGTCGGAGCCGACCGAGGCCCAGGCGCTGGCCGAGTGCGACATCGGCATCGCCTGGATGCCCGACGACCTGTGGAGCCGAGGGAAATGCGGTCTGAAGGTTCTGCAATACCTGGCGGCGGGGCTGCCCGTGGTGGCCAATCCGGTCGGCGTTCACCCGGAGATGGTCGCCTATCACCATTCGGGAATTCTGGCCGCGACCGAGGATGACTGGGTCGAGGCGGTGACACGACTGGTTGGCGATTGGGAGCTGAGGCGCCGGATGGGAGCGGCGGCTCGGGAGATCGTAGAGCAATCGTACGCGGTCGATCGGTGGGCCTCGACGTTTGTGGAGGCGGTGACGGGGTCGTTGGGAGGAATGCCGGCGCGACCGCATTTTGATGCGATCGGAGGCGTCCGGACGCTCCCCTCGGGCCGGGTCGAGGGGACAGGACGATGA
- a CDS encoding UxaA family hydrolase: MATAIGDRAPAVIRLREEDNVAVAARGITAGTLLTIDGLAVETTEPIRPGHKVALTAIRSGQPVLKYGQVIGFASADIPAGSWVHVHNLRADLFERDYAFATERPEPPANERPRTFRGILRPDGRVGTRNYVAVVSTVNCSASVSKYVADRFRDGTWKRDYPNIDGVFAITHKGGCGLQFEGPDHEQLQRVLAGFATHPNVAAYVLIGLGCEVGFASHLVESRHLVTLGGARSRGESNGAEPPRVLNIQEQGGIARTVEAAVEAVSRLMPAADSWKRTDQPASKLVVGLECGGSDGNSGVTANPALGVAADLIVAQGGSAVLAETPEIYGAEHLLTRRAVSEAVGRKLLERIRWWEWYTSVFGAEINNNPSPGNKEGGLTTIYEKSLGAVAKGGSTALVDVLQYAEPVTTPGLVFMDTPGYDPASLTGMVAGGCNVLVFTTGRGSVSGLKPSPCIKVATNTPMFERLPDDMDLDAGTVLAGEPVEEVGRRLFDLILDVADGSPTKSELQGVGEEEFAPWSIGPTL, encoded by the coding sequence ATGGCTACGGCGATCGGCGATCGGGCACCGGCGGTGATCCGGCTCCGCGAGGAGGATAACGTGGCCGTCGCTGCCCGAGGGATCACCGCAGGAACCCTCCTGACGATCGACGGCCTGGCGGTCGAGACGACCGAGCCGATCCGGCCCGGCCACAAGGTCGCGCTGACGGCGATTCGATCGGGCCAGCCGGTCCTCAAGTATGGCCAGGTGATCGGCTTCGCCTCGGCCGACATCCCTGCCGGAAGCTGGGTGCATGTTCACAACCTGCGGGCCGACCTGTTCGAACGCGACTACGCCTTCGCCACCGAGCGGCCCGAGCCCCCTGCGAACGAACGCCCTCGGACCTTCCGCGGCATCCTTCGGCCCGACGGCCGCGTCGGCACCCGGAACTACGTCGCGGTCGTCAGCACCGTCAACTGCTCGGCCAGCGTCTCAAAATACGTGGCCGACCGCTTCCGCGACGGAACCTGGAAACGGGACTACCCGAACATCGACGGCGTCTTCGCCATCACCCACAAAGGGGGCTGCGGGCTCCAGTTCGAAGGCCCCGACCACGAGCAACTTCAACGCGTGCTGGCCGGGTTCGCCACCCATCCGAACGTGGCCGCCTACGTCCTGATCGGCCTCGGCTGCGAGGTTGGCTTCGCCAGCCACCTGGTCGAGTCCCGCCACCTGGTCACGCTCGGCGGGGCCCGATCACGAGGCGAATCGAACGGCGCGGAACCCCCTCGGGTCCTGAACATCCAGGAGCAAGGGGGCATCGCCCGGACGGTCGAGGCCGCTGTCGAGGCCGTCAGCCGCCTGATGCCTGCGGCCGATTCCTGGAAGCGGACCGATCAACCGGCCTCGAAGCTGGTCGTCGGCCTCGAATGCGGCGGCTCCGACGGGAACTCCGGCGTCACGGCCAACCCGGCCCTCGGGGTCGCGGCCGATCTGATCGTGGCCCAGGGGGGATCAGCCGTCCTCGCGGAGACCCCCGAGATCTACGGGGCCGAACACCTGCTCACCCGCCGTGCCGTCAGCGAGGCGGTCGGCCGCAAGCTCCTGGAACGCATCAGATGGTGGGAATGGTACACCAGCGTTTTCGGTGCCGAGATCAACAACAACCCCTCCCCCGGCAACAAGGAAGGGGGCCTGACGACCATCTACGAGAAGTCGCTCGGCGCGGTGGCCAAGGGGGGATCGACCGCTCTGGTCGATGTGCTCCAGTATGCCGAACCGGTCACCACCCCCGGCCTCGTGTTCATGGATACCCCCGGATATGATCCCGCGAGCCTCACCGGCATGGTTGCCGGCGGATGCAACGTGCTGGTCTTCACGACCGGCCGCGGCAGCGTCTCGGGCCTGAAGCCGTCGCCGTGCATCAAGGTGGCAACGAATACACCGATGTTCGAGCGATTGCCCGATGATATGGACCTCGATGCCGGGACCGTCCTGGCCGGAGAACCGGTCGAGGAGGTTGGCCGGCGGTTGTTTGATCTGATCCTGGACGTTGCCGACGGCTCACCCACGAAGAGCGAGCTGCAGGGCGTCGGTGAGGAGGAGTTCGCTCCGTGGTCGATCGGGCCGACACTCTGA